The following are from one region of the Nicotiana tabacum cultivar K326 chromosome 3, ASM71507v2, whole genome shotgun sequence genome:
- the LOC107776402 gene encoding ubiquitin domain-containing protein DSK2b isoform X1, producing MGGGDTTTTTVKDEVAENNAGGGGETVTINVRCSNGSKFSVQVSLDSTVGSFKSVLSQPSDIPAEQQRLIYKGRILKDDQTLTSYGLEADHTVHLVRGFAAAASASATNAGNPNTNQNIPGDAPPNVGGPFAGVGGAPLFPGLGSGGGPFGAGLPDFEQVQQQLTQNPDMMRDMMNMPLVQNLMNNPEIIRNLIMNNPQMREIMDRNPELAHILNDPSTLRQTMEAARNPEIMREMMRNTDRAMSNIESSPEGFNMLRRMYENVQEPFLNATTMAGDTRNDSGANPFAALLGAQGGQAGNQATSPPVTGSETTANPPAPNTNPLPNPWASAGTGAAQMNTTARSNAAADTRAPPLGGFGALPDLQRMLGGMPDASSLNQLMQNPAISQMMQSLLSNPQYMNQISGFNPQLRSMLDSNPHLREMMQNPEFIRQLTSPETMQQVMSLQQGLLSQLGRQQTNQGQGQDAGRTAFDNMGMEMLMNMFGGLGTGGLGVPNRSNVPPEELYATQLAQLQEMGFFDTQENIRALIATAGNVHAAVERLLGNTGQ from the exons ATGGGCGGAGGCGATACTACTACTACAACGGTCAAAGATGAAGTAGCCGAGAATAACGCCGGCGGTGGTGGTGAAACAGTTACGATCAACGTTCGATGTTCCAATGGCTCCAAATTTTCCGTTCAAGTGAGCCTCGATTCCACCGTCGGATCATTCAAGTCCGTCCTTTCTCAGCCGTCCGATATCCCTGCCGAACAGCAGAGGTTGATCTATAAAGGCCGGATCTTAAAGGACGACCAAACCCTAACAAGCTACG GTCTGGAGGCAGATCACACAGTTCATCTGGTTCGAGGTTTTGCCGCTGCTGCTTCCGCTAGTGCAACCAATGCTGGAAATCCAAATACTAATCAGAATATACCAGGGGATGCCCCGCCAAATGTAGGGGGGCCATTTGCAGGAGTAGGTGGAGCTCCACTCTTTCCCGGACTTGGAAGTGGTGGTGGTCCGTTTGGAGCTGGTCTTCCAGATTTTGAGCAGGTCCAGCAGCAGCTGACTCAAAACCCCGACATGATGAGAGATATGATGAATATGCCTCTTGTTCAGAATCTAATGAATAACCCAGAAATCATCCGCAACTTGATTATGAACAATCCTCAAATGCGAGAGATCATGGATCGTAATCCCGAGCTTGCTCACATACTCAATGACCCTTCTACTCTTCGCCAGACAATGGAGGCTGCACGAAATCCTGAAATTATGCGTGAGATGATGCGCAATACTGACAGGGCAATGAGCAACATTGAATCCTCTCCTGAGGGATTTAACATGCTAAGGCGCATGTATGAAAATGTTCAAGAGCCATTTCTGAATGCAACAACCATGGCTGGAGATACAAGAAATGATTCAGGTGCAAACCCGTTCGCAGCTCTTTTGGGAGCCCAAGGTGGGCAAGCCGGAAATCAGGCAACTAGTCCTCCAGTTACTGGTTCTGAGACAACTGCTAATCCTCCCGCTCCCAATACTAATCCACTTCCGAATCCTTGGGCATCAGCTGGCA CTGGAGCCGCCCAAATGAATACCACTGCTAGGTCAAATGCTGCTGCGGATACTAGGGCACCCCCTCTTGGTGGCTTTGGCGCTTTGCCAGATTTGCAGCGAATGCTAGGCGGCATGCCTGATGCCTCTTCTCTAAATCAGTTAATGCAGAATCCAGCCATCTCACAGATGATGCAGTCTCTCCTCTCAAATCCTCAGTACATGAACCAG ATTTCTGGGTTCAACCCGCAGCTAAGAAGCATGCTTGATTCCAACCCCCATCTCAGAGAAATGATGCAAAACCCTGAATTTATTCGTCAGTTGACGTCCCCTGAGACAATGCAG CAAGTTATGAGTCTACAGCAAGGGCTATTGTCTCAACTTGGTCGGCAGCAAACAAACCA AGGACAGGGTCAAGATGCTGGCCGAACAG CATTTGACAACATGGGAATGGAAATGCTGATGAACATGTTCGGTGGACTTGGGACGGGGGGATTGGGTGTACCCAACAGATCCAATG TGCCCCCAGAGGAATTATACGCCACTCAGTTAGCCCAGTTACAAGAAATGGGTTTTTTTGACACTCAAGAAAATATCCGGGCACTTATTGCCACTGCAGGGAATGTGCACGCTGCGGTAGAGCGACTTCTAGGGAACACTGGACAGTAG
- the LOC107776402 gene encoding ubiquitin domain-containing protein DSK2b isoform X2, with the protein MGGGDTTTTTVKDEVAENNAGGGGETVTINVRCSNGSKFSVQVSLDSTVGSFKSVLSQPSDIPAEQQRLIYKGRILKDDQTLTSYGLEADHTVHLVRGFAAAASASATNAGNPNTNQNIPGDAPPNVGGPFAGVGGAPLFPGLGSGGGPFGAGLPDFEQVQQQLTQNPDMMRDMMNMPLVQNLMNNPEIIRNLIMNNPQMREIMDRNPELAHILNDPSTLRQTMEAARNPEIMREMMRNTDRAMSNIESSPEGFNMLRRMYENVQEPFLNATTMAGDTRNDSGANPFAALLGAQGGQAGNQATSPPVTGSETTANPPAPNTNPLPNPWASAGTGAAQMNTTARSNAAADTRAPPLGGFGALPDLQRMLGGMPDASSLNQLMQNPAISQMMQSLLSNPQYMNQISGFNPQLRSMLDSNPHLREMMQNPEFIRQLTSPETMQQVMSLQQGLLSQLGRQQTNQGQGQDAGRTVPPEELYATQLAQLQEMGFFDTQENIRALIATAGNVHAAVERLLGNTGQ; encoded by the exons ATGGGCGGAGGCGATACTACTACTACAACGGTCAAAGATGAAGTAGCCGAGAATAACGCCGGCGGTGGTGGTGAAACAGTTACGATCAACGTTCGATGTTCCAATGGCTCCAAATTTTCCGTTCAAGTGAGCCTCGATTCCACCGTCGGATCATTCAAGTCCGTCCTTTCTCAGCCGTCCGATATCCCTGCCGAACAGCAGAGGTTGATCTATAAAGGCCGGATCTTAAAGGACGACCAAACCCTAACAAGCTACG GTCTGGAGGCAGATCACACAGTTCATCTGGTTCGAGGTTTTGCCGCTGCTGCTTCCGCTAGTGCAACCAATGCTGGAAATCCAAATACTAATCAGAATATACCAGGGGATGCCCCGCCAAATGTAGGGGGGCCATTTGCAGGAGTAGGTGGAGCTCCACTCTTTCCCGGACTTGGAAGTGGTGGTGGTCCGTTTGGAGCTGGTCTTCCAGATTTTGAGCAGGTCCAGCAGCAGCTGACTCAAAACCCCGACATGATGAGAGATATGATGAATATGCCTCTTGTTCAGAATCTAATGAATAACCCAGAAATCATCCGCAACTTGATTATGAACAATCCTCAAATGCGAGAGATCATGGATCGTAATCCCGAGCTTGCTCACATACTCAATGACCCTTCTACTCTTCGCCAGACAATGGAGGCTGCACGAAATCCTGAAATTATGCGTGAGATGATGCGCAATACTGACAGGGCAATGAGCAACATTGAATCCTCTCCTGAGGGATTTAACATGCTAAGGCGCATGTATGAAAATGTTCAAGAGCCATTTCTGAATGCAACAACCATGGCTGGAGATACAAGAAATGATTCAGGTGCAAACCCGTTCGCAGCTCTTTTGGGAGCCCAAGGTGGGCAAGCCGGAAATCAGGCAACTAGTCCTCCAGTTACTGGTTCTGAGACAACTGCTAATCCTCCCGCTCCCAATACTAATCCACTTCCGAATCCTTGGGCATCAGCTGGCA CTGGAGCCGCCCAAATGAATACCACTGCTAGGTCAAATGCTGCTGCGGATACTAGGGCACCCCCTCTTGGTGGCTTTGGCGCTTTGCCAGATTTGCAGCGAATGCTAGGCGGCATGCCTGATGCCTCTTCTCTAAATCAGTTAATGCAGAATCCAGCCATCTCACAGATGATGCAGTCTCTCCTCTCAAATCCTCAGTACATGAACCAG ATTTCTGGGTTCAACCCGCAGCTAAGAAGCATGCTTGATTCCAACCCCCATCTCAGAGAAATGATGCAAAACCCTGAATTTATTCGTCAGTTGACGTCCCCTGAGACAATGCAG CAAGTTATGAGTCTACAGCAAGGGCTATTGTCTCAACTTGGTCGGCAGCAAACAAACCA AGGACAGGGTCAAGATGCTGGCCGAACAG TGCCCCCAGAGGAATTATACGCCACTCAGTTAGCCCAGTTACAAGAAATGGGTTTTTTTGACACTCAAGAAAATATCCGGGCACTTATTGCCACTGCAGGGAATGTGCACGCTGCGGTAGAGCGACTTCTAGGGAACACTGGACAGTAG